From the genome of Deinococcus sp. AJ005, one region includes:
- a CDS encoding phosphatase PAP2 family protein, translated as MESFWLAVTNLGRDEVFIVVLALYTWLWNPAGGRNLGVVFAGSYLVNSALKYGLNVPRPFASDPGLVSEAARATAGGPSLPSGHAQMSATLWAGIAMQVRRPGMWVAAAVLIALISVSRLALHVHFPSDVMVGLLLGGIAAAVAGRVAFPDAGTWRWAVPVVALLIATVLPAGTPREFGTGLGLFAGFWYARPNFAPPRDLAGRLIVGVLGLLMVFIVFFGLGALPSAIKDIGLVRALRYAVLVVVAVEVVPAVLRRWLPHMTPPTMVQPRPETVPPR; from the coding sequence ATGGAATCTTTCTGGCTGGCGGTCACCAATCTGGGCCGTGACGAGGTCTTTATCGTCGTGCTGGCGCTGTATACCTGGCTGTGGAATCCGGCGGGCGGGCGCAATCTGGGCGTGGTCTTCGCGGGCAGTTATCTGGTCAACAGCGCCTTAAAATACGGGCTGAACGTGCCGCGTCCCTTCGCCAGCGATCCGGGCCTCGTCTCGGAGGCCGCGCGGGCCACGGCGGGCGGGCCGAGTCTTCCCAGCGGACACGCACAGATGTCGGCCACGCTCTGGGCGGGCATTGCCATGCAGGTGAGGCGGCCCGGCATGTGGGTTGCGGCAGCCGTTTTAATCGCCCTGATCTCGGTTTCGCGGCTGGCTCTGCATGTGCATTTTCCGTCCGACGTGATGGTGGGCCTGCTGCTGGGCGGCATCGCGGCGGCAGTGGCGGGGCGCGTGGCCTTCCCCGATGCCGGAACGTGGCGCTGGGCAGTTCCCGTGGTGGCGCTGCTGATCGCCACGGTTCTGCCCGCCGGAACGCCCCGCGAGTTCGGCACTGGTCTGGGCCTGTTCGCTGGATTCTGGTACGCCCGCCCCAACTTCGCGCCGCCGCGTGATCTGGCCGGGCGACTGATCGTAGGCGTGCTTGGCCTGCTGATGGTGTTCATTGTGTTCTTCGGGCTGGGAGCCTTGCCCAGTGCCATCAAGGACATCGGGCTGGTGCGGGCGCTGCGTTACGCCGTGCTGGTGGTGGTGGCCGTGGAGGTGGTCCCCGCTGTGCTGCG